The Canis lupus dingo isolate Sandy chromosome 11, ASM325472v2, whole genome shotgun sequence genome includes a region encoding these proteins:
- the BNC2 gene encoding zinc finger protein basonuclin-2 isoform X15, whose protein sequence is MKLLFYDSGYQQSSKSCLPGPLPPEDAAGKVLDRWAIMSREEEIITLQQFLRFGETKSIVELMAIQEKEGQAVAVPSSKTDSDIRTFIESNNRTRSPSLLAHLENSNPSSIHHFENIPNSLAFLLPFQYINPVSAPLLGLPPNGLLLEQPGLRLREPSLSTQNEYNESSESEVSPTPYKNDQTPNRNALTSITNVEPKTEPACVSPIQNSAPVSDLTKTEHPKSSFRIHRMRRMGSASRKGRVFCNACGKTFYDKGTLKIHYNAVHLKIKHRCTIEGCNMVFSSLRSRNRHSANPNPRLHMPMLRNNRDKDLIRATSGAATPVIASTKSNLTLTSPGRPPMGFTTPPLDPVLQNPLPSQLVFSGLKTVQPVPPFYRSLLTPGEMVSPPTSLPTSPIIPASGTIEQHPPPPSEPTAPIVMMATHEPSADLAPKKKPRKSSMPVKIEKEIIDTADEFDDEDDDPNDGGAVVNNVSHDNHCHSQEEMSPGMSVKDFSKHSRTRCISRTEIRRADSMTSEDQEPERDYENESESSEPKLGEESMEGDEHIHSEVSEKVLMSSERPDENHSEPSHQDVIKVKEEFTDPTYDMFYMSQYGLYNGGGASMAALHESFTSSLNYGSPQKFSPEGDLCSSPDPKICYVCKKSFKSSYSVKLHYRNVHLKEMHVCTVAGCNAAFPSRRSRDRNRNLRMERTIGPGHRDSLHLRRHSANINLHRKLLTKELDDMGLDSAQPSLSKDLRDEFLMKIYGAQHPLGLDVREDASSPAGTEDSHLNGYGRGMAEDYMVLDLSTTSSLQSSSSIHSSRESDAGSDEGILLDDIDGASDSGESAHKAEAPALPGSLGAEVSGSLMFNSLSGSNGGIMCNICHKMYSNKGTLRVHYKTVHLREMHKCKVPGCNMMFSSVRSRNRHSQNPNLHKNIPFTSVD, encoded by the exons ATGAAGCTTCTCTTTTATGATTCAGGCTACCAGCAGAGTTCTAAATCTTGCTTACCTGGACCTCTTCCACCAGAA GATGCTGCCGGCAAGGTACTGGACCGCTGGGCCATCATGTCTCGAGAAGAGGAAATCATCACCCTTCAGCAGTTTCTGCGGTTTGGAGAAACCAAGTCCATTGTGGAGCTGATGGCAATTCAGGAGAAGGAAGGGCAGGCCGTAGCTGTACCGTCTTCAAAAACAGACTCAGACATAAGGACTTTCATTGAGAGCAATAATCGCACCCGGAGTCCCAGCCTTCTTGCTCACCTAGAGAACAGCAACCCTTCCAGCATTCATCACTTCGAAAACATCCCCAACAGCCTTGCATTTCTGCTTCCATTCCAATACATAAACCCAGTCTCAGCCCCACTGCTAGGATTGCCTCCAAATGGGTTACTGTTGGAGCAGCCAGGACTGAGGCTGCGGGAACCCAGCCTTTCAACCCAGAATGAATACAATGAGAGCAGTGAATCTGAAGTATCTCCCACACCTTATAAGAATGATCAGACTCCCAATAGAAATGCCCTGACCAGCATTACTAATGTGGAGCCCAAAACCGAGCCAGCCTGTGTATCCCCCATTCAGAATTCTGCCCCAGTCAGTGATCTGACCAAAACTGAACACCCAAAAAGCTCATTCCGGATTCACCGGATGAGAAGGATGGGGTCAGCCTCCAGGAAAGGAAGAGTGTTCTGTAATGCATGTGGGAAGACGTTCTATGACAAAGGTACTCTCAAAATTCATTATAATGCTGTTCACCTGAAGATCAAACACCGATGCACCATTGAAGGTTGCAACATGGTCTTTAGCTCTCTCCGAAGCCGAAATCGCCACAGTGCAAACCCTAATCCTCGCCTTCACATGCCCATGCTACGAAATAACCGAGACAAAGATTTAATTCGGGCCACATCAGGAGCTGCCACCCCTGTCATAGCAAGTACAAAATCAAATCTCACACTCACAAGCCCTGGCCGGCCCCCAATGGGTTTTACCACTCCCCCACTAGACCCTGTCTTACAGAATCCTCTGCCTAGCCAGCTGGTGTTTTCTGGGCTAAAGACTGTACAACCAGttcctccattttatagaagttTACTCACTCCGGGGGAAATGGTGAGCCCTCCAACCTCCCTCCCAACCAGTCCCATCATTCCAGCCAGTGGTACCATAGAGCAGCACCCCCCACCACCCTCTGAGCCCACAGCACCCATAGTGATGATGGCCACTCATGAGCCCAGTGCGGACCTGGCACCCAAGAAGAAGCCCAGGAAGTCCAGCATGCCTGTGAAGATTGAGAAGGAAATCATTGATACCGCTGATGAGtttgatgatgaagatgatgaccCTAACGATGGTGGGGCTGTGGTCAACAATGTGAGCCATGACAATCATTGCCACTCCCAAGAAGAGATGAGTCCAGGCATGTCTGTGAAGGACTTTTCTAAACATAGCAGGACCCGGTGCATTTCAAGGACGGAAATAAGAAGGGCTGACAGCATGACTTCTGAGGACCAAGAACCTGAGCGGGACTATGAGAATGAGTCAGAGTCTTCAGAGCCCAAACTAGGTGAGGAGTCAATGGAAGGGGATGAGCACATTCACAGTGAAGTGAGCGAGAAAGTCCTAATGAGCAGTGAGAGGCCCGATGAGAACCACAGTGAGCCTTCTCACCAAGATGTCATCAAGGTAAAGGAAGAATTTACAGATCCCACTTATGACATGTTTTACATGAGCCAGTATGGACTGTACAATGGTGGGGGTGCCAGCATGGCAGCCCTGCATGAAAGTTTTACATCGTCTCTGAATTATGGCAGCCCTCAAAAGTTCTCCCCAGAAGGTGACCTGTGTTCTAGTCCAGATCCCAAAATCTGTTACGTGTGCAAGAAGAGTTTCAAAAGCTCCTACAGTGTGAAGCTTCACTACAGGAATGTTCACTTAAAAGAGATGCATGTCTGCACGGTGGCTGGCTGCAATGCTGCCTTCCCCTCTCGCCGAAGCAGAGACAG AAACAGAAATTTACGGATGGAAAGAACCATAGGTCCAGGACATCGAGACAGCCTGCATCTCCGTAG ACACAGTGCCAACATAAACCTGCATCGCAAACTGTTGACCAAAGAACTCGATGACATGGGCCTGGACTCAGCGCAGCCCTCCCTTAGCAAGGACCTTCGGGATGAATTTTTGATGAAGATCTATGGTGCCCAGCACCCCTTGGGGCTCGATGTCAGGGAAGATGCCTCCTCTCCCGCAGGGACTGAAGACTCCCACCTGAATGGGTACGGGAGAGGCATGGCAGAGGACTACATGGTCCTTGACCTGAGCACCACCTCCAGCCTCCAGTCCAGCAGTAGCATCCATTCCTCCCGAGAATCCGACGCAGGCAGTGATGAGGGGATTCTTCTCGACGACATTGACGGGGCGAGTGACAGTGGGGAGTCCGCACACAAGGCCgaggcccctgccctccctggcagTCTCGGGGCTGAAGTCTCAGGATCTCTGATGTTCAACAGCTTGTCCGGGAGCAATGGTGGGATCATGTGCAACATTTGCCACAAAATGTACAGCAACAAGGGGACTCTGAGAGTGCACTACAAAACTGTGCATTTGCGAGAAATGCACAAGTGCAAAGTCCCTGGTTGCAATATGATGTTTTCCTCTGTGCGAAGCCGAAATCGGCACAGTCAGAACCCTAACCTCCACAAAAACATTCCCTTCACTTCAGTAGATTAG
- the BNC2 gene encoding zinc finger protein basonuclin-2 isoform X14: MLYGTQAVPVRLKILLDRLFSVLKQEEVLHILHGLGWTLRDYVRGYILQDAAGKVLDRWAIMSREEEIITLQQFLRFGETKSIVELMAIQEKEGQAVAVPSSKTDSDIRTFIESNNRTRSPSLLAHLENSNPSSIHHFENIPNSLAFLLPFQYINPVSAPLLGLPPNGLLLEQPGLRLREPSLSTQNEYNESSESEVSPTPYKNDQTPNRNALTSITNVEPKTEPACVSPIQNSAPVSDLTKTEHPKSSFRIHRMRRMGSASRKGRVFCNACGKTFYDKGTLKIHYNAVHLKIKHRCTIEGCNMVFSSLRSRNRHSANPNPRLHMPMLRNNRDKDLIRATSGAATPVIASTKSNLTLTSPGRPPMGFTTPPLDPVLQNPLPSQLVFSGLKTVQPVPPFYRSLLTPGEMVSPPTSLPTSPIIPASGTIEQHPPPPSEPTAPIVMMATHEPSADLAPKKKPRKSSMPVKIEKEIIDTADEFDDEDDDPNDGGAVVNNVSHDNHCHSQEEMSPGMSVKDFSKHSRTRCISRTEIRRADSMTSEDQEPERDYENESESSEPKLGEESMEGDEHIHSEVSEKVLMSSERPDENHSEPSHQDVIKVKEEFTDPTYDMFYMSQYGLYNGGGASMAALHESFTSSLNYGSPQKFSPEGDLCSSPDPKICYVCKKSFKSSYSVKLHYRNVHLKEMHVCTVAGCNAAFPSRRSRDRNRNLRMERTIGPGHRDSLHLRRHSANINLHRKLLTKELDDMGLDSAQPSLSKDLRDEFLMKIYGAQHPLGLDVREDASSPAGTEDSHLNGYGRGMAEDYMVLDLSTTSSLQSSSSIHSSRESDAGSDEGILLDDIDGASDSGESAHKAEAPALPGSLGAEVSGSLMFNSLSGSNGGIMCNICHKMYSNKGTLRVHYKTVHLREMHKCKVPGCNMMFSSVRSRNRHSQNPNLHKNIPFTSVD, encoded by the exons GATGCTGCCGGCAAGGTACTGGACCGCTGGGCCATCATGTCTCGAGAAGAGGAAATCATCACCCTTCAGCAGTTTCTGCGGTTTGGAGAAACCAAGTCCATTGTGGAGCTGATGGCAATTCAGGAGAAGGAAGGGCAGGCCGTAGCTGTACCGTCTTCAAAAACAGACTCAGACATAAGGACTTTCATTGAGAGCAATAATCGCACCCGGAGTCCCAGCCTTCTTGCTCACCTAGAGAACAGCAACCCTTCCAGCATTCATCACTTCGAAAACATCCCCAACAGCCTTGCATTTCTGCTTCCATTCCAATACATAAACCCAGTCTCAGCCCCACTGCTAGGATTGCCTCCAAATGGGTTACTGTTGGAGCAGCCAGGACTGAGGCTGCGGGAACCCAGCCTTTCAACCCAGAATGAATACAATGAGAGCAGTGAATCTGAAGTATCTCCCACACCTTATAAGAATGATCAGACTCCCAATAGAAATGCCCTGACCAGCATTACTAATGTGGAGCCCAAAACCGAGCCAGCCTGTGTATCCCCCATTCAGAATTCTGCCCCAGTCAGTGATCTGACCAAAACTGAACACCCAAAAAGCTCATTCCGGATTCACCGGATGAGAAGGATGGGGTCAGCCTCCAGGAAAGGAAGAGTGTTCTGTAATGCATGTGGGAAGACGTTCTATGACAAAGGTACTCTCAAAATTCATTATAATGCTGTTCACCTGAAGATCAAACACCGATGCACCATTGAAGGTTGCAACATGGTCTTTAGCTCTCTCCGAAGCCGAAATCGCCACAGTGCAAACCCTAATCCTCGCCTTCACATGCCCATGCTACGAAATAACCGAGACAAAGATTTAATTCGGGCCACATCAGGAGCTGCCACCCCTGTCATAGCAAGTACAAAATCAAATCTCACACTCACAAGCCCTGGCCGGCCCCCAATGGGTTTTACCACTCCCCCACTAGACCCTGTCTTACAGAATCCTCTGCCTAGCCAGCTGGTGTTTTCTGGGCTAAAGACTGTACAACCAGttcctccattttatagaagttTACTCACTCCGGGGGAAATGGTGAGCCCTCCAACCTCCCTCCCAACCAGTCCCATCATTCCAGCCAGTGGTACCATAGAGCAGCACCCCCCACCACCCTCTGAGCCCACAGCACCCATAGTGATGATGGCCACTCATGAGCCCAGTGCGGACCTGGCACCCAAGAAGAAGCCCAGGAAGTCCAGCATGCCTGTGAAGATTGAGAAGGAAATCATTGATACCGCTGATGAGtttgatgatgaagatgatgaccCTAACGATGGTGGGGCTGTGGTCAACAATGTGAGCCATGACAATCATTGCCACTCCCAAGAAGAGATGAGTCCAGGCATGTCTGTGAAGGACTTTTCTAAACATAGCAGGACCCGGTGCATTTCAAGGACGGAAATAAGAAGGGCTGACAGCATGACTTCTGAGGACCAAGAACCTGAGCGGGACTATGAGAATGAGTCAGAGTCTTCAGAGCCCAAACTAGGTGAGGAGTCAATGGAAGGGGATGAGCACATTCACAGTGAAGTGAGCGAGAAAGTCCTAATGAGCAGTGAGAGGCCCGATGAGAACCACAGTGAGCCTTCTCACCAAGATGTCATCAAGGTAAAGGAAGAATTTACAGATCCCACTTATGACATGTTTTACATGAGCCAGTATGGACTGTACAATGGTGGGGGTGCCAGCATGGCAGCCCTGCATGAAAGTTTTACATCGTCTCTGAATTATGGCAGCCCTCAAAAGTTCTCCCCAGAAGGTGACCTGTGTTCTAGTCCAGATCCCAAAATCTGTTACGTGTGCAAGAAGAGTTTCAAAAGCTCCTACAGTGTGAAGCTTCACTACAGGAATGTTCACTTAAAAGAGATGCATGTCTGCACGGTGGCTGGCTGCAATGCTGCCTTCCCCTCTCGCCGAAGCAGAGACAG AAACAGAAATTTACGGATGGAAAGAACCATAGGTCCAGGACATCGAGACAGCCTGCATCTCCGTAG ACACAGTGCCAACATAAACCTGCATCGCAAACTGTTGACCAAAGAACTCGATGACATGGGCCTGGACTCAGCGCAGCCCTCCCTTAGCAAGGACCTTCGGGATGAATTTTTGATGAAGATCTATGGTGCCCAGCACCCCTTGGGGCTCGATGTCAGGGAAGATGCCTCCTCTCCCGCAGGGACTGAAGACTCCCACCTGAATGGGTACGGGAGAGGCATGGCAGAGGACTACATGGTCCTTGACCTGAGCACCACCTCCAGCCTCCAGTCCAGCAGTAGCATCCATTCCTCCCGAGAATCCGACGCAGGCAGTGATGAGGGGATTCTTCTCGACGACATTGACGGGGCGAGTGACAGTGGGGAGTCCGCACACAAGGCCgaggcccctgccctccctggcagTCTCGGGGCTGAAGTCTCAGGATCTCTGATGTTCAACAGCTTGTCCGGGAGCAATGGTGGGATCATGTGCAACATTTGCCACAAAATGTACAGCAACAAGGGGACTCTGAGAGTGCACTACAAAACTGTGCATTTGCGAGAAATGCACAAGTGCAAAGTCCCTGGTTGCAATATGATGTTTTCCTCTGTGCGAAGCCGAAATCGGCACAGTCAGAACCCTAACCTCCACAAAAACATTCCCTTCACTTCAGTAGATTAG